A stretch of Paracoccus sp. MA DNA encodes these proteins:
- the hpf gene encoding ribosome hibernation-promoting factor, HPF/YfiA family produces MRYQISGKQIDVGDALSTHVKTELGETVEKYSQRPTDATVIFSRNAHEFICDAVVHLSTGLTAQAKGAATDIYAAFEQCRERMDKQLRRYKRRLKDHYKDRTQPVEFEQAGMYVLAADEDEWESQGDGLQPMIIAEMETRVPTLSVGEAVMQMELAGSPLLVFRNEKHGGVNVVHRRDDGNVGWIDPRNLG; encoded by the coding sequence ATGCGCTACCAGATCAGCGGAAAACAGATCGACGTGGGCGATGCGCTTTCGACTCACGTCAAGACCGAACTGGGTGAAACCGTTGAGAAATATTCGCAACGCCCGACGGATGCGACGGTCATCTTTTCCCGCAACGCGCATGAATTCATCTGCGATGCCGTGGTGCATCTCTCGACCGGGCTGACCGCCCAGGCCAAGGGCGCGGCCACCGATATCTACGCGGCCTTCGAACAGTGCCGCGAGCGGATGGACAAGCAGCTGCGCCGCTACAAGCGCCGGCTCAAGGATCACTACAAGGATCGCACCCAGCCGGTTGAATTCGAGCAGGCGGGCATGTATGTGCTGGCCGCCGATGAGGACGAATGGGAATCGCAGGGCGACGGCCTGCAGCCCATGATCATCGCCGAGATGGAGACCCGCGTGCCAACCCTCTCGGTCGGCGAGGCGGTGATGCAGATGGAACTGGCCGGCAGCCCGCTGCTGGTCTTTCGCAACGAGAAACATGGGGGCGTGAACGTGGTTCACCGCCGCGACGACGGCAACGTGGGCTGGATCGACCCCCGCAATCTGGGCTAG
- a CDS encoding SIS domain-containing protein: protein MSAYLDTARRVIRTEAEGLALLAESLGDSFDRAVETVLAARGRVVVSGMGKSGHVGRKIAATLASTGTPAQFVHPAEASHGDLGMVTQGDVALVLSNSGETPEIADIVAHTRRFQIPLIGVAGRPQSTLLRQADVALVLPAAPEACGTGIVPTTSTTMTMALGDALAVALMEHRQFTPEHFRTFHPGGKLGAKLSRVADLMHEDMPLVPETAPMAEALLTISQKSFGVTGVTDAEGRLTGIITDGDLRRHMQGLLDHSAAEVMTRNPRTIGPDALAEAALAEMQARRITCLFVVTPEGAPAGLIHIHDFLRTGLV from the coding sequence ATGAGCGCATATCTCGACACCGCCCGCAGGGTGATCCGCACCGAGGCCGAGGGGCTGGCCCTGCTGGCCGAGAGCCTTGGCGACAGCTTCGACCGCGCGGTCGAGACCGTCCTGGCCGCGCGCGGCCGGGTCGTGGTCTCGGGCATGGGCAAGTCCGGCCATGTCGGGCGCAAGATCGCGGCGACGCTGGCCTCGACCGGGACGCCGGCGCAATTCGTCCATCCGGCCGAGGCGAGCCATGGCGACCTGGGCATGGTGACGCAGGGCGACGTGGCGCTGGTGCTGTCCAATTCCGGCGAGACGCCCGAGATCGCCGATATCGTCGCCCATACCCGGCGCTTCCAGATCCCGCTGATCGGCGTCGCCGGGCGGCCGCAATCGACGCTGCTGCGCCAGGCGGACGTGGCGCTGGTCCTGCCCGCGGCGCCCGAAGCCTGCGGCACCGGCATCGTGCCCACCACCTCGACCACCATGACCATGGCGCTGGGCGATGCGCTGGCCGTGGCGCTGATGGAGCATCGCCAGTTCACGCCCGAGCATTTCCGCACCTTCCATCCCGGCGGCAAGCTGGGCGCGAAACTGTCGCGGGTGGCCGACCTGATGCATGAGGACATGCCGCTGGTCCCCGAGACCGCGCCCATGGCCGAGGCGCTGCTGACCATCAGCCAGAAAAGCTTCGGCGTGACCGGCGTCACCGATGCCGAGGGCCGGCTGACCGGCATCATCACCGACGGCGACCTGCGGCGGCACATGCAGGGGCTGCTGGACCATAGCGCCGCCGAGGTGATGACCCGCAACCCGCGCACCATCGGCCCGGACGCGCTGGCCGAGGCGGCGCTGGCCGAGATGCAGGCGCGCCGCATCACCTGCCTGTTCGTGGTCACCCCCGAGGGGGCGCCGGCCGGGCTGATCCACATCCACGACTTCCTGCGCACGGGGCTTGTCTGA
- the lptB gene encoding LPS export ABC transporter ATP-binding protein, whose product MAGEQGLRVRGLRKSYRNRPVIRDVALDLDRGEVVALLGPNGSGKTTCFYCVAGLVAPDSGQVLIDGQDATALPMYRRAQMGIGYLPQEMSIFRGLTVEQNIMAVLELVEPHVHQRRERLEELLGDFSIGHLRNASAMALSGGERRRVEIARCLAADPAYLLLDEPFAGVDPIAVGEIRALVHDLKSRGIGVLITDHNVRETLEIVDRAYILHDGHVLKSGTTAEIVADPQVRRVYLGETFRMN is encoded by the coding sequence ATGGCGGGGGAACAGGGGCTGCGGGTCCGGGGCCTGCGCAAATCCTATCGCAACCGTCCGGTGATCCGCGACGTGGCGCTGGATCTGGACCGCGGCGAGGTGGTGGCGCTCCTGGGTCCGAACGGGTCGGGCAAGACCACCTGTTTCTATTGCGTGGCCGGGCTGGTCGCGCCTGATTCGGGCCAGGTGCTGATCGACGGGCAGGACGCCACCGCGCTGCCGATGTATCGCCGCGCCCAGATGGGCATCGGCTATCTGCCGCAGGAGATGTCGATCTTTCGCGGCCTGACGGTCGAACAGAACATCATGGCGGTGCTGGAACTGGTCGAGCCGCATGTGCACCAGCGCCGCGAGCGGCTGGAGGAGCTGCTGGGCGATTTCTCGATTGGCCATCTGCGCAATGCCTCGGCCATGGCGCTGTCGGGTGGCGAACGGCGGCGGGTCGAGATCGCCCGCTGCCTTGCGGCCGATCCGGCCTATCTGCTTCTGGACGAACCATTCGCCGGCGTCGATCCCATCGCCGTGGGCGAGATCCGCGCCCTGGTCCACGACCTGAAAAGCCGCGGCATCGGCGTGCTCATCACCGATCACAACGTGCGCGAGACGCTGGAGATCGTGGACCGCGCCTATATCCTGCATGACGGCCACGTGCTGAAATCCGGCACCACCGCCGAGATCGTCGCCGATCCGCAGGTGCGCCGCGTCTATCTGGGCGAAACCTTCCGCATGAACTGA
- the lptA gene encoding lipopolysaccharide transport periplasmic protein LptA, with amino-acid sequence MIRPGPLLPVFLSLALAAGAAMGQTTGFGNAQDVKQPVEVTADSLTVDQKTGQATFSGNVLIGQGAMRLSAARVTVTYAQGDQRRISALHAEGGVTLVSGADAAEAQAAEYDVETGTVVLTGDVLLTQGGNVLAGDRVTVNLESGTANASGRVRSVLQPGN; translated from the coding sequence ATGATCCGGCCCGGACCGCTTTTGCCCGTGTTCCTGTCGCTTGCGCTGGCGGCGGGCGCGGCCATGGGCCAGACCACCGGCTTCGGCAATGCGCAGGATGTCAAGCAGCCGGTCGAAGTCACCGCCGATTCGCTGACCGTGGATCAGAAGACCGGCCAGGCGACCTTTTCCGGCAATGTTCTGATCGGCCAGGGCGCCATGCGGCTTTCGGCCGCGCGTGTGACGGTGACCTATGCCCAGGGCGACCAGCGCCGCATCAGCGCCCTGCATGCCGAGGGCGGCGTCACCCTGGTCAGCGGCGCCGACGCGGCCGAGGCGCAGGCCGCCGAATACGATGTCGAGACCGGCACCGTCGTGCTGACCGGCGACGTGCTTCTGACCCAGGGCGGAAACGTGCTGGCCGGAGACCGGGTGACGGTGAACCTGGAAAGCGGCACGGCCAATGCCTCGGGCCGGGTGCGCAGCGTGCTGCAGCCGGGGAACTGA
- a CDS encoding response regulator: MTSADLQPAAHILVVDDDERIRSLLRRFLMRNDFLVTTARDAAHARRLLEGLDFDLIVLDVMMPGEDGFSLTRDLRKQMTTPILLLTARGETGDRIEGLESGADDYLPKPFEPRELLLRIAAILRRIPAAEPKGPKFLSLGPLRYDADKGELWQGDAPLRLTGTEQALLKRLADTPRQPVSRSALIEDLGRSPSEEAGENSERAIDVQITRLRRKIEPDPKEPRYLQTVRGTGYMLVPD; the protein is encoded by the coding sequence ATGACCTCGGCCGACCTGCAGCCCGCCGCCCATATCCTTGTCGTCGATGACGACGAGCGCATCCGCAGCCTGTTGCGCCGCTTCCTGATGCGCAACGATTTCCTGGTGACCACGGCGCGGGACGCCGCCCATGCCCGGCGCCTGCTGGAGGGCCTGGATTTCGACCTGATCGTGCTCGACGTGATGATGCCGGGCGAGGACGGATTCTCGCTGACCCGCGACCTGCGCAAGCAGATGACCACGCCGATCCTGCTGCTGACCGCCAGGGGCGAGACCGGCGACCGCATCGAGGGGCTGGAAAGCGGCGCCGACGACTACCTGCCGAAACCCTTCGAGCCGCGCGAGCTGCTCTTGCGCATCGCCGCCATCCTGCGCCGTATCCCGGCGGCCGAACCCAAGGGGCCGAAGTTCCTGTCGCTGGGTCCTCTGCGCTACGACGCCGACAAGGGCGAGCTCTGGCAGGGCGACGCCCCCTTGCGCCTGACCGGGACCGAGCAGGCGCTGCTGAAGCGCCTGGCCGATACGCCGCGCCAGCCGGTCAGCCGCAGCGCGCTGATCGAGGATCTGGGCCGCAGCCCGTCGGAGGAGGCGGGCGAGAATTCCGAACGCGCCATCGACGTGCAGATCACCCGGCTGCGCCGCAAGATCGAGCCCGATCCCAAGGAGCCGCGCTACCTGCAGACCGTGCGCGGAACCGGCTACATGCTGGTGCCGGACTAG
- a CDS encoding TonB-dependent receptor domain-containing protein, whose translation MKMRRIIPLAGVSSLALATALYAQEGQNAEAVVLNPITLIADGQENVEATGGVSVTPEDIEAMQPADVSELFARDSAITVSGGAGPSKRIHVFGMEQSNLAVTVDGVPQGPTSWHHTGSNVVDPAFLKSVEVEAGAAAADAGFGAAAGALRYETVGAKDLLTDGRTQGGRVGLSYGSNGRGVAGSLAGYGVYEGFDWFAMVHGANGDNYEAANGREMPGTEPATRGALLKLGYEFDTHRVELSYDHSKDDADRVIKMNMDLNADDAVYPLKVTRNTLKLKYSSTAPTDAWDPEATVYVSRNEYWRPNYAVGDLISDDPGASSRPNGDMILETTTIGGVLKNTYTLDQGRITAGIDWQHDDYHIDNYGDHSAARTRPFNLDTMQIGTFVQGRFAFDNGIDLSTGLRLDHHRYTDWNNNSYSDTGASVNGTISYEFAEGYEVFAGASRTWLGYEIGEYGLLHARNDAFTTDPDYEPATARNVKLGLNANQGNWTGNITFFDTRLDGLAEYDVASGYLTNADEYRSKGFTLQGSYTWGSGRIGASFTKADVTQNGEDKVPDGGTVMPVGKLATLFIDQEIPQYNLKVGGTVEWAGSLNSGSLVDESGAPLGFEDHDSYTIVNVYGQWRPQNYENVVVHLGVDNLFDESYYERSSYVERVMGSRIIDPLYAPGRTVTLGVKMDF comes from the coding sequence ATGAAAATGCGCCGTATCATCCCGCTGGCGGGCGTATCCTCGCTTGCGCTCGCGACAGCCCTTTACGCCCAGGAGGGTCAGAATGCCGAGGCCGTCGTCCTGAATCCGATCACCCTGATCGCCGACGGCCAGGAGAATGTCGAGGCGACCGGCGGCGTGTCGGTCACCCCGGAGGATATCGAGGCGATGCAGCCCGCCGACGTGTCCGAGCTGTTCGCCCGCGATTCCGCCATCACCGTTTCCGGCGGCGCCGGCCCGTCCAAGCGCATCCACGTCTTCGGCATGGAGCAGTCGAACCTGGCCGTCACCGTGGACGGCGTGCCGCAAGGGCCGACCAGCTGGCATCATACCGGCTCGAACGTCGTCGACCCGGCCTTCCTGAAATCGGTCGAGGTCGAGGCTGGCGCCGCCGCTGCCGATGCCGGCTTCGGCGCCGCCGCCGGCGCGCTGCGCTATGAAACCGTCGGCGCCAAGGACCTGCTGACCGATGGCAGGACCCAGGGCGGCCGCGTCGGGCTGTCCTATGGCAGCAACGGCCGCGGCGTCGCGGGTTCGCTGGCCGGCTATGGGGTCTATGAGGGCTTCGACTGGTTTGCCATGGTGCACGGCGCGAACGGCGACAATTACGAGGCCGCGAACGGTCGCGAGATGCCGGGCACCGAACCGGCCACCCGGGGTGCATTGCTTAAGCTGGGCTATGAATTCGACACGCATCGCGTCGAATTGTCCTATGACCACAGCAAGGACGACGCCGACCGCGTCATCAAGATGAACATGGACCTGAATGCGGACGACGCTGTCTATCCGCTGAAAGTCACGCGCAACACGCTGAAGCTGAAATACAGTTCGACCGCGCCGACCGATGCCTGGGACCCCGAAGCGACGGTCTATGTCAGCCGCAACGAATATTGGCGCCCGAACTATGCCGTCGGCGACCTGATCAGCGACGATCCAGGCGCGTCGTCCCGCCCCAATGGCGACATGATTCTTGAAACCACGACCATCGGCGGCGTTCTGAAGAACACCTACACGCTGGACCAGGGCCGGATCACCGCCGGGATAGATTGGCAGCACGACGACTATCACATCGACAACTACGGTGACCACTCGGCGGCGCGGACGCGTCCGTTCAACCTGGACACCATGCAGATCGGCACTTTCGTGCAGGGCCGCTTTGCGTTCGACAACGGCATCGACCTGTCCACAGGTCTGCGGCTGGATCATCACCGCTATACCGACTGGAACAACAACAGCTATTCCGATACCGGCGCCAGCGTGAATGGCACGATTTCGTATGAATTCGCGGAAGGATACGAGGTCTTTGCCGGCGCATCGCGCACATGGCTGGGTTACGAAATCGGCGAATACGGTCTGCTGCACGCGCGGAACGATGCGTTCACCACCGACCCCGACTATGAGCCGGCGACGGCTCGCAACGTCAAGCTGGGCTTGAATGCCAATCAGGGCAACTGGACCGGAAACATCACCTTCTTCGACACGCGGCTGGACGGGCTGGCCGAATATGATGTTGCCAGCGGCTATCTGACCAATGCCGACGAATACCGCAGCAAGGGCTTTACCTTGCAAGGCAGCTACACTTGGGGTTCGGGCCGCATCGGCGCCAGCTTCACCAAGGCCGACGTAACCCAGAACGGCGAGGACAAGGTGCCGGACGGCGGCACCGTGATGCCGGTCGGCAAGCTGGCCACCCTGTTCATCGACCAGGAGATCCCCCAGTATAACCTCAAGGTCGGCGGCACCGTCGAATGGGCCGGTTCGCTGAACAGCGGTTCACTGGTCGATGAGAGTGGCGCCCCGCTCGGCTTCGAAGACCACGATTCCTATACCATCGTGAACGTCTATGGCCAGTGGCGTCCCCAGAACTACGAGAACGTGGTCGTGCATCTGGGCGTCGATAACCTGTTCGACGAAAGCTATTACGAGCGCAGCAGCTATGTCGAACGCGTCATGGGCAGCCGGATCATCGACCCCCTCTACGCCCCCGGCCGCACCGTCACGCTGGGCGTGAAGATGGACTTCTGA
- a CDS encoding MarR family winged helix-turn-helix transcriptional regulator yields MQNKGGVAAAGSENLLFLTDDQLRRGIEAMFFAYRAFTADPDLILAELDYGRAHHRAIHFINREPGLTVTALLDVLGVTKQSLNRVLRTLIEDGLVESRIGRRDRRERQLYLTEKGAALERRLSEAQRARMRAAYRAAGPQAVAGFRQVLEAMMDRETLRQYRALKQLPDA; encoded by the coding sequence ATGCAGAACAAGGGTGGCGTCGCCGCGGCAGGAAGCGAGAACCTGCTGTTTCTTACCGACGATCAGCTTCGCCGCGGGATCGAGGCGATGTTCTTTGCCTATCGCGCCTTCACCGCCGATCCCGACCTGATTCTGGCCGAGCTGGATTACGGCCGCGCCCATCACCGGGCGATCCATTTCATCAACCGCGAGCCGGGGCTGACGGTGACCGCGCTTCTGGACGTGCTGGGGGTGACCAAGCAGTCGCTGAACCGGGTGCTGCGCACGCTGATCGAGGACGGGCTGGTCGAAAGCCGCATCGGCCGCCGCGACCGGCGCGAGCGGCAGCTTTACCTGACCGAAAAGGGCGCGGCGCTGGAACGCCGGCTGTCCGAGGCGCAGCGCGCCCGCATGCGCGCCGCCTATCGCGCCGCCGGACCGCAGGCGGTGGCGGGCTTCCGGCAGGTGCTCGAGGCGATGATGGATCGCGAGACGCTGCGCCAGTATCGCGCCCTGAAGCAGCTGCCCGACGCATGA
- a CDS encoding PTS sugar transporter subunit IIA → MQISDILSPAAVRTMSQTTSKKRLFQEIAEQARAVYGVDAPQTLDALQERESLGPTGVGHGVALPHARLHGLDRVVGLFLRLEKPLDFDAVDRQPVDLIFALLAPKNSGVDHLKALALVSRTLRDQDLRAKLRANEDPVALHAMLAAAPGIKAA, encoded by the coding sequence ATGCAGATCAGCGACATTCTCTCTCCCGCCGCCGTGCGGACGATGAGCCAGACCACCAGCAAGAAACGGTTGTTCCAGGAAATCGCCGAGCAGGCGCGCGCGGTCTATGGCGTGGACGCGCCGCAGACGCTGGACGCGCTGCAGGAGCGCGAAAGCCTGGGCCCGACCGGCGTCGGCCATGGCGTGGCGCTACCGCATGCGCGGCTGCACGGGCTCGACCGCGTGGTCGGCCTGTTCCTGCGGCTGGAAAAGCCGCTGGATTTCGACGCGGTGGACCGCCAGCCGGTGGACCTGATCTTTGCGCTGCTGGCGCCCAAGAATTCCGGCGTCGATCACCTCAAGGCGCTGGCGCTGGTCTCGCGCACGCTGCGCGACCAGGACCTGCGCGCCAAGCTGCGCGCCAACGAGGACCCGGTGGCGCTGCACGCCATGCTGGCGGCGGCGCCCGGCATCAAGGCGGCCTGA
- a CDS encoding ribonuclease D, giving the protein MTITLYHNDLPDDLDLGPVVAIDTETMGLDPRRDRLCLVQLSSGDGNAHLVQIARGQHEAPNLTRMLTDPEVLKLFHFGRFDIAALEAAFGVVTKPVWCTKIASKMVRTYTDRHGLKYLLSELVGVDISKQQQTSDWGAAELTDAQLEYAASDVLYLHALKAELEKRLAREGRLGLAEACFDFLPARAHLDLLGWGDENDIFHH; this is encoded by the coding sequence ATGACGATTACCCTTTACCACAACGACCTGCCGGACGATCTGGACCTGGGTCCGGTCGTGGCCATCGACACCGAGACGATGGGGCTGGACCCGCGCCGCGACCGGCTGTGCCTGGTGCAGCTGTCCTCGGGCGACGGCAACGCGCATCTGGTGCAGATCGCCCGCGGCCAGCACGAGGCGCCGAACCTGACCCGGATGCTGACCGATCCCGAGGTGCTGAAGCTGTTCCATTTCGGCCGTTTCGACATCGCCGCGCTGGAGGCGGCCTTCGGCGTGGTGACGAAGCCGGTCTGGTGCACCAAGATCGCCAGCAAGATGGTGCGCACCTATACCGACCGGCACGGGCTGAAATACCTGCTGTCCGAACTGGTCGGCGTCGACATCTCCAAGCAGCAGCAGACCAGCGACTGGGGCGCGGCCGAACTGACGGATGCGCAGCTGGAATATGCCGCCTCGGACGTGCTTTACCTGCACGCGCTGAAGGCCGAACTGGAAAAGCGGCTGGCGCGCGAGGGGCGGCTGGGCCTGGCCGAGGCCTGTTTCGACTTCCTTCCTGCCCGGGCCCATCTGGACCTGCTGGGCTGGGGGGATGAAAACGACATCTTCCACCACTAG
- a CDS encoding branched-chain amino acid aminotransferase, whose protein sequence is MAGAYDDRDGKIWMDGKLVEWRDANIHILTHALHYASSVFEGERCYSGKIFKGHEHSLRLIESARLLDMQSPYTAEEIDAAKEEVLNANGFKDAYVRAVMWRGSGEDMGVSARRNPVRMAVAAWEWGSYYGEAKWQGAKLDIAKWKRPSPETIPTAAKAAGLYMICTMSKHAAEEKGCSDALFMDWEGYVAEATGANIFFVKDGEVHTPLADRFLNGITRQTVIQMLKDNGTAVHERRIKPEELAGFQECFLTGTAAEVTPVGQIGDWHFQVGDTTRKIAEDYEQLVRS, encoded by the coding sequence ATGGCGGGCGCATATGACGATCGTGACGGCAAGATCTGGATGGATGGCAAGCTTGTGGAGTGGCGCGATGCGAACATCCACATCCTGACCCATGCCCTGCACTATGCCAGCTCGGTGTTCGAGGGTGAGCGCTGCTACAGCGGCAAGATCTTCAAGGGACACGAGCATTCGCTGCGGCTGATCGAATCGGCCCGGCTGCTGGACATGCAGTCGCCCTATACCGCCGAGGAGATCGACGCCGCCAAGGAAGAGGTGCTCAACGCCAACGGCTTCAAGGACGCCTATGTCCGCGCGGTGATGTGGCGCGGCTCGGGCGAGGACATGGGGGTTTCCGCCCGCCGCAACCCGGTGCGCATGGCCGTCGCCGCCTGGGAATGGGGCAGCTATTACGGCGAGGCGAAATGGCAGGGCGCCAAGCTCGACATCGCCAAGTGGAAGCGGCCGAGCCCCGAGACCATCCCCACCGCCGCCAAGGCCGCCGGGCTTTACATGATCTGCACCATGTCCAAGCACGCCGCCGAGGAGAAGGGCTGCTCGGACGCGCTGTTCATGGACTGGGAGGGCTATGTCGCCGAGGCCACCGGCGCCAACATCTTCTTCGTCAAGGATGGCGAGGTGCACACGCCCCTGGCCGACCGCTTCCTGAACGGCATCACCCGGCAGACCGTCATCCAGATGCTGAAGGACAACGGCACCGCCGTGCATGAGCGCCGCATCAAGCCCGAAGAGCTGGCGGGCTTCCAGGAATGCTTCCTGACCGGCACCGCGGCCGAGGTCACCCCGGTCGGGCAGATCGGCGACTGGCATTTCCAGGTCGGCGACACCACCCGCAAGATCGCCGAGGATTACGAGCAGCTGGTCCGCAGCTGA